The Gemmatimonas sp. genome includes a window with the following:
- a CDS encoding SusC/RagA family TonB-linked outer membrane protein, which translates to MLPSAVREAAATARRVIVALGLVAVSLAPRADVQAQATGTIAGTVVNEKNGSPLSDAQILVEGRTVGTSSDAGGRFRLAGLTGAGQVQLTVRRIGFQPRTIGVTIGDASVRIAMSERAMELTSVVVTGTAGVAEKRAIGNAVSTVNAAEIVATQPVSSLQELLNGRASGVSVVASSGQVGSGSRIRVRGASSLSLSNDPLIYVDGVRVDNTQASGPANQGFGSASISRWNDFNPDDIESLEVIKGPAAATLYGTEASNGVIQIITKKGAAGRPVWSVTARGGSSWVPDFLTRFDDNYGTVPRAGSTTALDTISISTKQLNDSLQRKFGNDVFTNGTLQDIQMSVSGGTSAVRYYVGGGYEENQGAERVNRLRRTNLRVNLQANPSPKVDLQTSLGYTTGRTYLPYESGGGGAVWGTVFSSPTFLYGGVNTSSRNPNNPQLGFRSGPPNAYYEAYDVFQDADRFTGSFQFTNRPTNWLNHRLIVGLDRLAENNEDRTPRNDIIGATYASFAGSGLPTAGAISTSTRDVTLTSYDYVANADFKLLPSVKSVTSVGGQIYLRQSRLRSISGTTFPAVGLTSIASASIRNVGGDELVQNNTVGAFVQQQFVWNDRLFLTAAIRTDDNSAFGTNFDAVTYPKLSASWVLSDEPSLPIPAFFNQLRVRSAYGASGLQPGAFDAIRTYSASGGFLTPSSAGNPDLGPERSSELELGLDAGMWNDRVGLEVTYFAGSTKDAILSRQAPPSNGFPGLQLFNAGQVDRNGFEWLLRGTPLRRDNVSLELTLSGSVNSYNIASLGGTTEFVSLSSNVAHKVGYAPGAWWDRRIVSADYDAVTKRATNLLCDNGTGGTVGCATAPRVFLGNTVPRQEGSFSAGLTLFRNLRVNAFVDWRGGYKKLDGNYRVRCGAFVLCRELYYPDEVQDKTLLAAVQAGTAFTHHLISDASFARFRELAATYTLPQSLARRLGASRASITVAGRNLGLRTNFPGIEPEASFNGGTRGGAFGQWEQSVLPQLRQFVTTVNFNF; encoded by the coding sequence ATGCTACCCTCTGCCGTCCGCGAAGCAGCGGCCACCGCACGTCGAGTCATCGTCGCGCTCGGTCTCGTTGCCGTGAGTCTGGCTCCTCGCGCCGACGTACAGGCACAAGCCACCGGTACGATCGCCGGTACCGTGGTGAACGAAAAGAACGGCTCCCCGCTCAGCGACGCGCAGATTCTGGTGGAAGGCCGTACCGTTGGCACCAGCTCTGATGCCGGCGGCCGCTTTCGTCTGGCCGGGCTGACCGGAGCCGGCCAAGTGCAGCTCACGGTACGGCGCATCGGCTTTCAGCCGCGAACGATTGGCGTGACGATCGGTGATGCAAGCGTCCGGATCGCCATGTCGGAGCGCGCCATGGAGCTCACGTCGGTCGTCGTCACTGGCACCGCCGGTGTCGCGGAGAAGCGGGCGATCGGCAACGCGGTGAGCACCGTGAACGCGGCAGAAATTGTCGCAACCCAGCCGGTGAGTTCGTTGCAGGAACTGCTCAACGGCCGCGCCTCGGGCGTCAGCGTGGTGGCAAGCTCGGGACAGGTCGGCAGCGGCTCACGTATTCGCGTGCGTGGTGCCAGCTCCCTGTCCCTGTCGAACGATCCGCTCATCTACGTCGACGGCGTGCGTGTCGACAACACGCAAGCGTCCGGCCCGGCGAATCAGGGCTTCGGTTCGGCGTCCATCTCTCGCTGGAACGACTTCAACCCGGATGACATTGAGAGCCTCGAAGTCATCAAGGGTCCGGCAGCGGCCACGCTATACGGTACCGAAGCATCCAACGGTGTCATTCAGATCATTACCAAGAAAGGCGCCGCTGGTCGCCCCGTGTGGAGTGTCACCGCGCGTGGTGGCTCCAGCTGGGTGCCCGACTTTCTCACGCGTTTCGACGATAACTACGGCACCGTCCCCCGCGCCGGCAGCACCACGGCGCTGGATACGATCAGTATCTCGACCAAGCAGCTGAACGACTCGCTGCAGCGCAAGTTCGGCAACGACGTGTTCACCAACGGTACGCTGCAAGACATCCAGATGTCCGTGTCCGGTGGAACGAGCGCGGTCCGCTACTACGTTGGCGGCGGCTATGAGGAGAATCAGGGTGCCGAACGCGTGAACCGCCTGCGTCGCACCAACCTCCGCGTGAATCTGCAGGCCAATCCCTCGCCAAAAGTGGATCTCCAGACCTCTCTCGGATACACGACGGGACGCACGTATCTGCCGTACGAGTCGGGTGGCGGTGGCGCGGTGTGGGGCACGGTGTTTTCCTCGCCGACGTTCCTATATGGTGGCGTGAACACGTCGTCGCGGAACCCGAACAATCCGCAACTCGGGTTCCGCTCGGGACCACCGAACGCCTACTACGAAGCGTACGATGTGTTTCAGGATGCCGATCGCTTTACGGGCAGCTTCCAGTTCACCAATCGGCCTACGAACTGGCTGAACCATCGGCTCATCGTAGGATTGGATCGGCTCGCCGAGAACAATGAAGACCGGACCCCACGCAACGACATCATCGGGGCCACGTATGCGTCGTTTGCCGGCAGCGGTCTCCCGACGGCCGGCGCGATTTCCACGTCCACTCGCGACGTGACGCTGACCTCGTACGACTACGTCGCCAATGCGGACTTCAAACTGCTCCCCTCGGTCAAGAGTGTCACGTCCGTCGGCGGGCAGATCTATCTGCGTCAATCACGACTGCGCTCGATCAGCGGCACTACGTTTCCCGCCGTGGGTTTGACCTCCATCGCATCCGCCAGCATTCGCAATGTTGGTGGTGATGAACTGGTGCAGAACAACACGGTGGGTGCATTCGTCCAGCAGCAGTTCGTCTGGAACGATCGGTTGTTCCTCACCGCCGCGATCCGGACCGACGACAACTCGGCGTTCGGCACCAACTTCGACGCGGTGACGTATCCCAAGCTGAGTGCCTCGTGGGTGCTGAGCGACGAGCCGTCGCTGCCGATTCCGGCCTTCTTCAACCAGCTGCGCGTCCGTTCGGCCTACGGCGCCAGTGGCTTGCAGCCCGGGGCGTTCGACGCCATTCGCACGTATTCGGCGTCCGGCGGATTTCTCACCCCGTCATCGGCTGGTAATCCGGATCTCGGACCGGAGCGGAGCAGCGAACTCGAACTCGGTCTCGACGCCGGCATGTGGAACGACCGCGTCGGTCTCGAAGTCACGTATTTCGCCGGCTCCACCAAGGACGCCATTTTGTCCCGTCAGGCGCCGCCCTCCAATGGCTTCCCGGGCCTCCAGTTGTTCAATGCGGGGCAGGTGGACCGCAACGGGTTCGAGTGGCTGCTGCGCGGCACGCCGCTACGGCGCGATAACGTATCGCTCGAATTGACGCTCAGCGGATCGGTGAACAGCTATAACATCGCGTCGCTGGGCGGGACCACGGAGTTCGTATCGCTCAGCAGCAACGTCGCGCACAAGGTCGGTTACGCGCCCGGTGCCTGGTGGGACCGCCGCATCGTCAGTGCCGACTATGACGCGGTCACGAAGCGCGCCACGAATCTGCTGTGCGACAATGGGACCGGGGGCACCGTGGGCTGTGCAACGGCACCACGCGTTTTTCTCGGGAACACGGTGCCGAGACAGGAAGGCTCCTTCTCCGCCGGCCTCACGCTGTTCCGCAATCTCCGCGTGAACGCTTTTGTCGACTGGCGCGGCGGCTACAAGAAGCTCGATGGCAACTACCGCGTCCGCTGTGGCGCGTTCGTACTCTGTCGTGAGCTCTATTACCCCGACGAAGTACAGGACAAGACCCTGCTCGCCGCCGTGCAGGCGGGAACGGCATTTACCCATCATCTCATCTCCGACGCGAGTTTTGCGCGGTTCCGTGAACTCGCGGCCACCTATACGCTGCCGCAGTCGTTGGCCCGGCGCCTCGGAGCCAGCCGTGCCTCGATCACCGTGGCTGGTCGCAATCTCGGCCTGCGGACCAACTTCCCGGGCATCGAACCGGAAGCCTCGTTCAATGGTGGTACGCGTGGCGGTGCATTCGGCCAGTGGGAACAGAGTGTGCTGCCGCAGCTCCGTCAGTTTGTGACCACCGTCAACTTCAACTTCTGA